In Carassius carassius chromosome 7, fCarCar2.1, whole genome shotgun sequence, one genomic interval encodes:
- the LOC132144343 gene encoding uncharacterized protein LOC132144343 → MPPGFFFTCDHYSVQLLHTDRLFQALPFLPTAIETVVFQTTGELKQNGARVSGHSCECNETLLSAALVSAPCSVDLQQYACSSFTGFTAGNLAGLLKCQLSSSRSYSKEIWKLFFIKANDVLDGALVIFSSAAANMSQPIRGDVVSQLLDVVGELRLERISPDQWTDFSFISMLLGQYLKPFLPFASPSLLLCTSSKNLSCQTYQHILSEVPLVNETQGRDMANFFILPSLRRNATDAGCVSTVNNSVEWLQKNFGPFSQFVSLTDLLSINRLFDPVCLHICTCDLIKDDL, encoded by the exons ATGCCTCCTGGTTTCTTCTTCACATGTG ACCATTATTCCGTGCAGCTCCTACATACTGAT AGACTGTTTCAGGCGTTACCTTTCCTGCCGACGGCGATAGAGACTGTGGTCTTCCAAACAACTGGAGAACTCAAGCAAAATGGAGCAAGAG TGTCTGGTCACTCCTGCGAATG TAACGAGACACTCCTATCCGCTGCACTCGTGAGCGCCCCCTGTAGTGTGGACCTGCAGCAGTACGCTTGCTCTTCG TTCACCGGCTTCACTGCTGGAAACCTGGCTGGACTCCTGAAGTGTCAACTTTCCAGCAGCAGAAGTTACTCCAAGGAGATCTGGAAACTGTTTTTCATCAAAGCAAATGATGTTCTGGACGGAGCCCTCGTCATCTTCTCCAGCGCAGCAGCAAATATG tctcagccaatcagaggtgATGTCGTGTCCCAATTGCTGGATGTGGTTGGAGAGCTGAGACTGGAGCGCATCAGTCCTGACCAATGGACAGACTTCTCTTTCATCAGCATGTTGTTGGGTCAATATCTGAAGCCGTTTTTACCATTTGCGTCACCATCCCTACTGCTGTGCACCAGCAGCAAAAACCTCAGCTGCCAAACTTACCAGCACAT TCTGTCAGAGGTCCCACTCGTCAATGAGACTCAAGGAAGAGACATGGCGAACTTCTTCATTCTGCCCTCCCTGAGAAGAAACGCAACAG ATGCGGGCTGTGTGTCGACTGTTAACAACAGTGTTGAGTGGCTGCAGAAGAACTTTGGCCCGTTTTCTCAGTTCGTGTCTCTCACAGATCTGCTCTCCATCAACAGACTCTTTGATCCCGTATGTCTCCACATCTGCACCTGTGATTTAATCAAAGACGATTTATAA